From a region of the Leishmania donovani BPK282A1 complete genome, chromosome 24 genome:
- a CDS encoding replication factor C, subunit 1, putative, with protein MAAVSTSAAGTANPVPSRSELWADKYKPRSIAEMCYPVCANKLKAWLETFTPIGSPGDDPKKPHGVLLSGSPGVGKTTTVYVVAHELGRTVVEYNASDFRSRKSLKENVSDLISNRAFSASATSYTNVILLMDEVDGCDIGGVGEVIEMLKSTRIPILCTCNDRWHPKLRSLLNYVEDMRFSHPPCNIVANYLCDRVLAREGISLSKPLLQDIIKNSGSDIRNMLNNLQLWCLSRTSLEQRQLAECAAQSTKDSDAGLFDAAEYFLLQGTSRGERHSIAEMQACYYNADLVDMFVQENYLHYNPQPVDGRDWMEAVSQAATSISRSDAAQSIMYYQQNWSVSRFHVLSSSIAPCVYTRGKYETFMTGQQKFFDMQRPVKFPTWLGHNSSANKNRRLLRCIAMQASHPAKGVSGSQEDVVADYIPHGWERPLTAPLATKGKDGVAEVIAFMDQYHLMRDDWDLVQALPHYKHMQSPSPTTPPANIATAVKSAFTREFNKTHRFDSFAKSTLKRGDGETQDDDEGDPGNGAGGNRKAGKVVADGVTAVSVTGSSDAAATKKKGKAAVGAATTSTTAAAARKPRAKKSAPADGAAGPTAKKKAATSSTRATAKASTAKTTAKRKRARAASSESETESVSSSPSSSSSSSASSSSSSSDVSDSE; from the coding sequence atggcggcggtgtctaCATCGGCGGCTGGCACGGCGAACCCCGTGCCGAGTCGCAGCGAGCTGTGGGCAGACAAGTACAAGCCGCGCTCCATTGCCGAGATGTGCTACCCGGTCTGCGCGAACAAGCTAAAGGCGTGGCTGGAGACCTTCACACCGATCGGTAGCCCCGGCGATGATCCGAAGAAGCCGCATGGCGTTCTCCTGTCCGGGTCTCCAGGTGTGGGCAAGACGACGACAGTGTACGTGGTAGCGCACGAACTCGGCCGCACCGTTGTGGAGTACAACGCGAGCGACTTCCGCAGCCGCAAGTCGCTCAAGGAGAATGTGTCGGACCTCATCAGCAACCGCGCCTTTTCCGCGAGCGCGACGTCGTACACGAACGTGATTCTGTTAATGGACGAGGTGGACGGCTGCGACATTGGCGGTGTCGGCGAGGTGATCGAGATGCTCAAGTCCACCCGCATCCCGATCCTGTGCACGTGCAACGATCGCTGGCACCCCAAgctgcgctcgctgctcAACTACGTGGAGGACATGCGCTTTAGCCACCCACCGTGCAACATCGTGGCGAACTACCTTTGCGACCGTGTCCTGGCGCGCGAGGGTATTTCGCTCTCCAAGCCGCTCCTGCAGGATATTATCAAGAACTCCGGCAGCGACATCCGCAACATGCTCAACAACCTGCAGCTCTGGTGCCTGAGCCGCACCTcgctcgagcagcggcagctggccGAGTGCGCCGCGCAGTCGACGAAGGACAGCGATGCCGGCCTCTTCGACGCCGCTGAGTACTTCTTGCTGCAGGGCACGTCGCGTGGGGAGCGGCACTCCATCGCGGAGATGCAGGCCTGCTACTACAACGCCGACCTAGTCGACATGTTTGTGCAGGAGAACTACCTGCACTACAACCCGCAGCCGGTGGATGGGAGGGATTGGATGGAGGCTGTCTCACAGGCTGCCACATCGATCTCGCGGTCGGACGCGGCGCAGAGTATCATGTATTATCAACAGAACTGGTCCGTGTCCCGCTTCCACGTCTTGTCCTCCAGCATTGCCCCATGTGTGTACACGCGCGGCAAGTACGAGACCTTCATGACGGGGCAGCAGAAGTTCTTCGACATGCAGCGACCGGTGAAGTTCCCGACGTGGCTTGGGCACAACTCCTCCGCGAACAAGAAtcgccgtctgctgcgctgcatcgccatGCAGGCGTCGCATCCGGCGAAGGGCGTGTCAGGGAGCCAAGAGGATGTGGTGGCGGACTACATACCGCACGGCTGGGAGCGCccgctgacggcgccgctggcgacgaAGGGGAaggacggcgttgccgagGTCATCGCCTTCATGGATCAGTACCACCTCATGCGCGATGACTGGGACCTCGTGCAAGCGTTGCCACACTACAAGCACATGCAGTCGCCGAGCcccacgacgccgccggccaacatcgccaccgccgtcaagAGCGCCTTCACGCGTGAGTTCAACAAGACGCATCGCTTTGACAGCTTCGCGAAGAGCACGCTGAAGCGCGGCGATGGGGAGAcgcaagacgacgacgagggcgatccgggcaacggcgccggtggcaaTCGCAAGGCTGGCAAGGTGGTCGCGGACGGCGTGACGGCTGTGAGCGTCACAGGCAGCagtgacgctgctgccacgaAGAAGAAAGGCAAAGCGGCTGTGGGCGCTGCCACCAcatcgacgacggcagccgcggcacgcaAGCCACGGGCCAAGAAGAGCGCCCCGGCTGACGGGGCTGCCGGGCcgacggcgaagaagaaggcCGCCACCAGCTCAACGCGGGCCACGGCCAAGGCATCGACGGCGAAGACAACAGCAAAGCgaaaacgcgcgcgcgcggcgtccTCGGAGAGTGAGACAGAGAGCGTGTCGTCATCACcatcgtcgtcctcctcctcatctgcGTCCTcttcgagcagcagcagtgatgTCTCCGACAGTGAGTAG
- a CDS encoding dynein light chain, putative, with translation MSSSTSIKEAIARFEENEYRRRLAGVPEAMQESVPRVVAAQEPKVLLIGMLPPITKMDKEISTLKECVHLGLSTNAIEKIGPGLKDLKNLKVLSLGRNNIRKLEQLDLPKLEQLWASYNKIDKLTGLDKLKGLRVLYMSNNLINSWTEIDRLANQCPELVDVLFLNNPLCSSASSNQEYRYMMLQRLPKLTRLDGVPVDPEEKEEADRRR, from the coding sequence atgtcgtcgtcgacgaGCATCAAGGAGGCCATTGCGCGCTTCGAAGAGAACGAGTATCGCCGGCGGCTCGCCGGGGTGCCGGAGGCGATGCAGGAGAGCGTACCGCGAGTCGTAGCGGCGCAGGAGCCGAAGGTGCTACTGATTGGCATGCTGCCCCCCATTACCAAGATGGACAAGGAGATCTCGACGCTGAAGGAGTGCGTGCATCTCGGATTGAGCACGAACGCCATCGAGAAGATCGGTCCTGGCTTGAAGGACCTCAAGAACCTGAAGGTGCTGTCGCTGGGCCGCAACAACATCCGCAAGCTCGAGCAGCTCGACCTGCCGAAGCTAGAACAGCTCTGGGCCTCGTACAACAAGATCGACAAGCTGACCGGACTAGACAAGCTGAAAGGCCTTCGGGTGCTGTACATGAGCAACAACCTAATCAACAGCTGGACGGAGATCGACCGCCTAGCGAACCAGTGCCCCGAGCTCGTCGACGTCCTTTTCCTCAACAACcccctctgcagcagcgcctcaaGCAATCAGGAGTACCGCTATAtgatgctgcagcgcctgccaAAACTGACACGGCTGGATGGCGTGCCGGTAGACccggaggagaaagaggaggcggaccGCCGTCGCTAA
- a CDS encoding helicase-like protein, putative yields the protein MEDVLFGLAPPKLRSTPQSQMQQQQHFLPSPLTNGVSDGTFVKTEDAAESEMKESVAAQCSVPGGKPDADKDEQAVLYAGGSPCAMPAVQSTPPPRTLAELRSMTSSDVREELERFFVRKEAHAKHFKSVAAALLGGAAAAHKAGTAKASSAAVAGATPEERCTSSTSRLTREELLARDRCRRLVNVSNWDAAVGGYSQWDVLLPSALLHGCVMAPTDATAGQAAPATAASSERQTASTTVATSRARLTLRPHQVEGIRFLWSVLAEGPVGQVPAVGCILAHTMGLGKTAQVIVFLHLFMAAFPRRQEKAASSSLLRRARALIVIPKSTQSGWKREFRTWSACFPEEHRLRPISLDEGLPARQRVDMFYAWRRDGGVLLIGYEALVRLLRLVEEDSMLRPHSRVADNAAGVEGDAGRNGTAQPTVHAFHSASHATTASPQQRRNELQARRNDEGGMTFGGDADPFTELVVCDEAHRLKSVHLHVVTALRGLHPLRRLLLTGTPLQNHLQEYWAMMDFCVHKYFSRKRFQEYFIQPIEASANTRASEKEVDLARKKTFTLINEVRHFVQRVDSTPLRTELPPLHEYVVVVPLSPLQKELYLRFIQMVQRDGSQKLQFLPAVSYSGKIAAHPQLLFQMREQLGEAKDKVTASSIECVGAGGPGVQRSARGCHVAGAKRSSNGGSNYRDASTTAGGLRRPQQRRQRQEAEKQLMAGTADSTVGDDEGDTRVGEEQEAVVIIDSDADSTSSISSGDGDDEEHAFARATQQSFSSVYPVASLTYEELCVPPSLNYTPLLEDGVKLLVAIKLVAAAMARDEKVLLFSLSTQLLTFLESMIAKVNIEWRRPVAALQRQQHPQLPRRIRYCRLDGSHSAAQRAAMLEDFDRPDGPELFLLSTKAGGVGITVTAATRVILVDTSFNPADDQQAIGRAYRYGQTRPVYVYRLMCYPTLEYSIFVQKLAKEWLFKTVIEESSVKRDGLSGMHLRELFSLLTKTAKVLEKPLSATRAQTLSTQEVLREDPMLGVAQAELLYAQRYEMFLEHDMDDRYGAAEEAFYHDYCRNRLFDTADDEDAEKRRAAELQKRQQQRIDEAAQLQMQSKTLTAMVDNLIRSRAGTDSQLARLLTAMGLHVHPVTGRVQLRRGGADTMNPSGDRDGRRRTAAPLLLEDSGERFAPSPVQLVGGADAYQVNEGLSRGTGAYAAHSTPQTAVLLLDSDEDSRGVLAQPHAREEHFGAALSAAASAERISATLARQPYAPYRPGSSPAYAVDIDNDGSL from the coding sequence ATGGAGGACGTCCTTTTCGGGCTTGCGCCACCAAAGCTGCGCTCGACACCGCAGTCGCAGatgcaacagcagcagcacttccTGCCATCCCCGCTCACCAATGGCGTCAGTGACGGAACCTTCGTGAAGACAGAGGATGCGGCCGAGTCAGAGATGAAGGAGTCCGTCGCTGCACAGTGCAGCGTGCCTGGGGGGAAGCCTGATGCAGATAAGGACGAACAGGCGGTCCTTTACGCCGGTGGCTCCCCGTGTGCAATGCCAGCGGTGCAgtcaacgccgccgccgcgcacccTGGCTGAGCTGCGCAGTATGACCTCCTCGGACGTGCgagaggagctggagcgctTCTTTGTGCGCAAAGAAGCTCATGCGAAACACTTCAAgtccgtcgccgccgcgctgcttggcggagccgccgccgcacacaaAGCCGGTACAGCAAAGGCGTCAtctgcggcagtggcaggcGCGACTCCTGAGGAACgatgcacctcctccacttcACGGCTAACGAGAGAAGAGCTGCTAGCGCGTGACCGGTGCCGGCGACTCGTTAATGTGAGCAACTGGGACGCTGCAGTCGGCGGCTACAGCCAGTgggatgtgctgctgccctcggcGTTGCTGCACGGCTGCGTCATGGCCCCTACCGATGCCACAGCAGGACAGGCTGCacctgcgacggcggcgtcttcgGAACGGCAAACCGCGTCCACCACCGTCGCAACTTCGCGTGCTCGTCTCACGCTGCGTCCACATCAAGTTGAAGGCATTCGATTTCTGTGGAGTGTGCTGGCGGAGGGGCCGGTGGGACAGGTGCCCGCCGTGGGGTGCATTCTCGCACACACGATGGGCCTCGGAAAAACAGCACAAGTGATCGTGTTCCTACATCTCTTTATGGCCGCCTTCCCGCGGCGTCAAGAAAAggccgcatcgtcgtcgttgctgcgcCGAGCACGCGCGCTTATCGTGATCCCCAAGTCGACCCAGTCAGGTTGGAAGCGTGAGTTTCGCACGTGGTCCGCCTGCTTTCCGGAGGAGCACCGCTTGCGCCCCATCTCCCTCGACGAAGGGCTGCCCGCGCGCCAGCGAGTCGACATGTTTTACGCGTGgcgccgcgacggtggcgtgTTGCTGATCGGCTACGAAGCCCTCGtgcgtctgctgcggcttgtggaggaggacagtATGCTGCGGCCTCACTCGCGTGTGGCCGACAACGCCGCAGGTGTCGAGGGAGATGCCGGGAGAAACGGTACCGCTCAGCCAACAGTGCACGCTTTCCATTCGGCAAGCCACGCaacgacggcgtcgccgcagcagcgccgcaacgAGCTGCAAGCACGCCGCAACGACGAAGGCGGCATGAccttcggcggcgacgctgaccCCTTCACCGAGCTCGTCGTGTGCGATGAGGCCCACCGGCTCAAGTCCGTACATCTGCACGTCGTCACGGCCCTCCGCGGTCTccacccgctgcgccgcctcctcctcaccgGCACGCCGCTTCAGAACCACCTGCAGGAGTACTGGGCCATGATGGACTTCTGCGTCCACAAGTACTTCAGCCGCAAGCGCTTCCAGGAGTACTTCATTCAGCCCATCGAGGCCTCGGCGAACACGCGCGCCTcggagaaggaggtggaCTTGGCGCGCAAGAAGACCTTCACACTGATCAACGAGGTGCGCCACTTTGTGCAGCGCGTCGACAGCACCCCTTTACGCACGgagctgccaccgctgcacgaGTACGTCGTTGTCGTGCCCCTGTCGCCTCTGCAGAAGGAGCTGTATCTGCGCTTCATCCAGatggtgcagcgcgacggGAGCCAAAAGCTGCAGTTCTTGCCAGCCGTGTCCTACTCGGGCAAGATCGCGGCTCACCCACAGCTGCTGTTCCAGATGCGCGAACAGCTGGGGGAGGCAAAGGACAAGGTGACAGCATCATCGATAGAGTGTGTGGGAGCAGGTGGGCCTGGTGTTCAGCGCTCTGCACGCGGCTGCCACGTGGCAGGCGccaagcgcagcagcaacggtggtAGCAACTATCGGGATGCCTCTACGACGGCCGGCGGCTTGCGTcgcccgcagcagcggcgtcagcgtcaagaggcggagaagcagctgaTGGCGGGCACGGCCGACAGTACTGTCGGTGATGATGAGGGCGACACGCGCGTTGGAGAAGAGCAGGAGGCAGTCGTGATCATCGACTCCGATGCAGACTCGACctccagcatcagcagcggcgacggcgatgacgaggagcaCGCGTTTGCCCGTGCAACGCAGCAGTCGTTCTCCAGCGTCTACCCTGTTGCCTCGCTCACCTACGAGGAGCTATGCGTGCCGCCCTCGCTGAACTACACCCCGCTCCTGGAGGACGGCGTGAAGCTGCTGGTCGCGATTAAGCTGGTCGCGGCTGCCATGGCGCGGGATGAGAAGGTTCTCCTGTTCAGTCTTTCCACGCAGCTTCTCACGTTCCTAGAGAGCATGATCGCGAAGGTGAACATCGAGTGGCGCCGGCCGGTCGCGGcgttgcagcggcagcagcacccgcagctgccacggcgGATCCGCTATTGCCGCCTGGACGGTAGCCacagcgcggcgcagcgggcggcgATGCTCGAGGACTTTGACCGGCCTGACGGCCCGGAACTCTTCCTGTTGAGCACTAAggctggcggcgtcggcatcaCCGTCACGGCTGCCACGCGCGTCATCCTCGTTGACACGAGCTTCAACCCAGCTGACGACCAGCAGGCGATTGGCCGCGCGTACCGATACGGGCAGACCCGTCCCGTATATGTGTACCGGCTCATGTGCTACCCGACGCTGGAGTACAGCATCTTTGTGCAGAAGCTGGCTAAGGAGTGGCTGTTCAAGACGGTGATCGAGGAGTCTTCGGTCAAGCGCGATGGGCTGTCCGGCATGCACCTCCGCgagctcttctccctcctcacgAAGACTGCGaaggtgctggagaagcCGCTGtccgcgacgcgcgcgcagacgctgTCGACACAGGAGGTGTTGCGCGAGGACCCGATGCTCGGTGTCGCGCAGGCGGAGTTGCTCTACGCGCAGCGGTACGAGATGTTTCTTGAGCACGACATGGACGACCGgtacggcgctgctgaggagGCCTTCTACCACGACTACTGCCGCAACCGGTTATTTGACAcggccgacgacgaggacgccgagaagcggcgtgcggcggagctgcagaaacggcagcagcagcggatcgACGAGGCAGCCCAGCTGCAAATGCAGTCAAAGACGCTCACGGCTATGGTGGACAACCTCATCCGGTCAAGGGCCGGGACAGACTCGCAGTTGGCGCGCCTTCTCACCGCGATGGGTCTGCACGTGCACCCCGTCACCGGCCGCGTACAACTgaggaggggcggcgcgGATACGATGAACCCCAGCGGCGACCGCGAtggccggcgccgcacggcgGCTCCTTTGCTGCTGGAGGACAGCGGGGAGCGCtttgcgccgtcgccggtgcaacttgtcggcggcgcagatgcctACCAGGTGAACGAGGGACTGAGCCGCGGCACAGGCGCCTACGCCGCACACAGTACCCCGCAGACGGCAGTGCTGCTACTGGATTCCGATGAGGACTCACGCGGCGTCCTCGCCCAGCCGCACGCACGTGAAGAGCACTTTGGCGCCGCCctctcagcggcagcgagcgccgAGCGTATATCCGCCACTCTTGCGCGCCAACCATACGCGCCCTACCGCCCGGGTAGCTCCCCCGCGTACGCTGTCGACATCGACAACGACGGATCGCTTTAG